Genomic DNA from Ornithodoros turicata isolate Travis unplaced genomic scaffold, ASM3712646v1 ctg00000858.1, whole genome shotgun sequence:
tctcccgcgcatatttccctgccgatggtgtaactgtacggaccgctcttcggttccccgttacgtcaccggtgttgcacaatggcaagtaatgccgcgagctcgcgctgtggctgccgccactgccgaaatctgccgatcgcgcgaaagctgctgtcatggagatttccactcccgatgaacgcatacgcgggatcctacggcgcatgctcctggcgggattcctcggctcggcaacacgtcacgatgacgtgttggtgagccggccgtggtcgcgtcaagttacccgttgtgtctccgctcggcagctcgtcacggcgcggcgccagctgtcctcccttcgccgctccgtttaaattcgctcccgagaaatccgctcgcgcgacgaaagtaaaatttcagttctagactcagaaaaatgtcttctttcgaacgaaacgaagaaaaaaatcgtttcatagtccctttaaggcgcGCGCCTCTTACACCAGGCATCTAGCCACCATAGCTTATGCACTCGGCGGCGGCGTATACCTCTAGTTGTCGAGAGGGCCGCTGCGGCTTCACAAATTGGTGCACATACAAGCACACCTCTCCCCTCCGCGCATGAGGTAGTCTGAGCGACAAGTGAGCGGATGGTGCCCCGGCAGCTGTGCTGGTCCCCCTGATTCTAGcctaccggcctcggtggctcagtcggtagcgtgttcgccttctgatcccgagatcgcgggttcgaacccggccgaggaggccagcaacttagtggcagggtacaagttgcttagacacgccgtcttcagcgagggacgttaaataagGGGTGCCGTgggatgagctttcatcgcacgttaaagaaccctcaggtgggcaaaagcaatccacagaccgaccgctgtggtgtcgctaatgatctcagttgtttcgcgacgtaaacccccaattattattgaTTCTAGCCGCCTTCAAGGCCATCTTAGCGGCGCACCCGGACGCCGCTGGACTCCAGGTTGTCCAGGCCTTACTCGCTTCTGAAACGTTCGTGGACCATATGTATATGCGGGCTACCATCCTCCAGTGGAATGCCTCCTCatgctgcccatgtgccgctgGCGTCTTTTACCTTTTCTGGTTCTGTTTTctttatgttctttttttttttgcaagtaatagcaagtcggcttctgcctggctgacctttcctttttgcctgcctttttttttttttgtaataaacatatccaccCTCCCCCAGAGGAATGCGCGTGGTCTGCGTACGAAGCTACCGGATCTCGAGTTGTTTCTATTGAAGTACCGGCAAGTGCAActgtggtttcccggcaacaatccgacacgtTGTAGATAACAAGTATAGTCAGTACATATGTGAGCGACGGAACTTGAGCTGTTGAAttagaggccattcaacatctgcaaacttctcggcccatggagtaaccccgCACACCAGTACCGTACACTTGGCGCTTTTcgttcctttctgagggccaccttCAATAACTGTGGggatttcttttgttttcattcccacttcatcctttcatgtgaacctttttggaatgggtcCTGTACTCAGCGCAgagaacatggaggaaggaaacgcaAGGAGCGGCCTCTCAATTAGTTTtccatcgggacgagcgtagcattctgggatgctcctgtctaccacgtgaccacCCACGTGACCCTCTAGACAGCATGGCGCCAGCAGAGTAAACGACGCGAGCTGTAATTGTGTCAtagttcagatggcagtattaTACGTTGAATGCGTGCTTGAACTTTATTTCTATGTGTTCCAATGTTTgctgttctattagaagaccagtcacaatgtgcagaacgcaaaaggagtacgcgggaccagaaacatcacgtgtggcaacggttacttccaacgtatgtacgttccttgattaagtggtaaagaatgccgttccattaatcagatttgtacaacaacagaagatatgaaatgaatctgcggcacagtttgaggtcccaaatgaacaattcaagatgactccaACACACAAGGGCGACTGAAACAACTGACCGTGTACTTACAAACAAAACCCGTTCCCTCGAGagagctgctttcagttcaacgagagctgcagccgggacaggaacacgtTACCACACGTCGTTTCCACGATAGTGCaacacattttcacaataaattactttcaaaaaccAAAATCATGcagagagcagcgcgagaaacaaagcatcgcaaaaccgaaactttagaggggatcacgtggtggacagaaAGCACTGGGCTAtgttgactcgagcgaccgctagagggtggctacgctagtctggggcagagccgtatattaaaagggagtctggccattgggaggagtcacaaaaagaggctcgacctgtcaatcacagtttcgctcctctgattggtttgctttttaccaagggggtcgccatgacaccatactgccacccaaaatggcgacgaaaacaaacacagtgaagcggagatttcgggacaaaaaattttcacagattaacctgattttacgctgcaaatgcacattgtcatatacgtttctcggaaatcagtttcaacttacgctCATCCGTCGATATCTaatcgaaaataatacgttttgtcgccgatgttaggcctagtgaacacggcgatcgcggcgatcacaacgaaatcatagcaaaaacggcactgtgctgtacaatcttatatttaattgctggatttcatggatataaacattcttgccttttatattccaactgttcatgtagatttgtttaaaaatcattccgacgacagaatgtgtcccagcaggtggttctgccggcagcggtgcaacgacgggagcagacgacaactcccgacgtgccttacgctccctaggtggcgctcatcaaatttgcaccaaaaatccactagttctgCGGGTTGCGAgaagtatccatttcaatcccatccaatccacttgccacccaaaatggcgctgcccatgttggatggggggacaaatagtgaggataggttgattgatagcgccccatatttcaagacttcattggtcagaaagctgaaaaagtgggtggagcttcaggtataggcatgacccattaatggccagactcccttttaatatacggctctggtctggggcgaagagccgctccttgtgtttccttcctccatggcagaGAAACATcccgcatcatcatcatcattcattcattcattcatttatttatgttgttgttgttgttacaggGGTGGGGGGCAAAAAGTAGCTAGCACACCTACCGTTGCAGACTCTTCTGCTAACACGGTATTGTCATTGTTAGGTACAGGCACAGACCGTTTCCAATTGGAATCTTCTTTGGCGGGTCGAACCAGCCTCGTTCGGCTGTAAtgagacatgtacaagatactcaaaaatgtatttaaggtAAGATAATAAATgctgacgttagaatgtaattaggACAGAGCATAAATACGTacaaattaaagtaattaagatagagtacgaaatacttcaaaaagtatttgaaatacaattaagatactatttaccctcgaacgcaaaaagtcaccggtcactggtaaTGCGGCAAATCGCCggtatgtgacatgaatcacctaaaccccacGTACTACACAAGCTGTCCCTGTGTGAccggagtcatctaaacacgaGTCCCAAAAAGGTGACAAAGAGACACCACATAAATCCGCTAAGtgtatgtgacccagaacaaagcaaacttctaacGGGTCCCTgttcggcgaggtcagaattaggcgataccgcgtcagggcacacataataaaAGCTTCACTCGCCAAGGATTACTACACAGGGGGCatgatctctaaatggagacttccaagaagggcaaaGGTACAGGTCAAGTCCGACTGACTCAGCAAATTTCCAGTGAACAAGCAGGATAATGGGAAGACGAGACACAGGGCGTTTGAGGGAGAgagagatccaaaatatgtagaaaataccataaaatgtattttaaatagagcacaaacacacaaaacaaaaagcattgagtagagtaccaaaataccgcaataCTCCGAATACGTACAAGGCTGTCTTTACCTAAAAACAAAGTTCGTCCGTAGCGCCACCTATTTACTGCAGGGGGAACCTCGCGTAACGGCCGgtatatatttcttgcgtgGAGCAGCATACCTATGCGGGTTTTCGCTCCCCCAGCTATCCGGCTGCCAAGAGAATTTTCATCCCCCTGGTTCACACGCGGGGTTGACAGAAGGTTAGGAACAACCGCATTGGACCCTTCGCACAAATttgtctatttatttatttgtttgtttgtttacgtaTACGGCAAGCTCAATAGAGGTTATTGGAAGAGTGCATTAACAAAGCGATCTATaggcatgagagaactgatgttctgaggctggatgttcaacagttgccgctcgCGTCGATCCTTGTCggatgaatgtgtgtatgagtgagaaaaaatgtaagagtgaaaggaggatgagtgagagagagtggctggtttgtcccttcagatgacgcacccttagAAGTCACTGGGGAGTCGTGtgagcttagctcaattggtagaaccctcgaccggtaatccagaagatgtgggttccagtcccacagctcgctaaccttttcagcgactttaatctttcatcgttcatttcttaggcaatttgaggctttgtatgtgtttttcctttctatgttgttccagcctcagaacattagtATTTCTTGTGGATTATGGCGGCTGGTAAAAGTTACCATTGCGCATTTTTCTGAATTGATATCCATACCCCGGTCACTGCACCAAGTAACTGTCTTATTTAGGGATTCCTGAAGTCATCACTGATCACTGTAGGCTGCAACCTCTGTGTAAACAATACAATCATCCGCATACAATCTGATTTCTGCCGCAACATCCTTTTAGAATATCGTcgatcaaaaaaaaaaaaaaaagagcaatgGTCCCAGAGTACTCTTGTAGAACACTAGGTGTCAAAGGTGGCCAAACGAAACAGTCTGGCTTCGCCCGGAAAGGTATTCCTGAAtccagttttattttttatttcgtggTACGTTAAAGGCCCTTGGCCACTACATAACGGACGGCGGACACAGTACATATAAGAACACACTATGTACATACTATATGAGTTAACATGGGTTATACAAATATAAATTTACAAATATAAATTTACGAAGGCACAAAAGGTACCGACTTCAGCTACACACTGTTCTTTCATTGTCCCCTATGATAGTTGACTACAGTTGACTACGCGCGTAATTTTTCAACAAACACTGCGCGCATGCGCACTAATAATAACGCATCTTCGAGTTATCTATCTGTAATTTTTTGGTCTTCGAAGTGGAGGCTGAAGGTGTTGTGCGCAATGTGCGTTGACCAGAAGAGGTTATCCGAGCCCTTTTTGTTCCGAAAATGCCTGTCTCGAAGGGACGACTTCTCCCCGATACGGAGAAAAGTCTGATTACGCCTACTTCCCCAAAACAACTCGTTTTAGCCCTAATATTCGAGACACTTTACTTTCCCAAGTAATAAAATGCTCTGTGCTGTCTAACCTAAGATTAGAGACGCGAATCCCGGAAATTTGGGGGGAAAAATGTTCTTTTTaggttttttcctcgtctccggaaaaaatagcccaaaatttccagacgacaaaattcaaaactgtaaattttcgtgccttcgatgcgttccaacccgccaacagtgcctctaatccgccagcAACCACCAACTTACAGCTCCGTCTGGTTGCttcaagcgatcgccatcgcgttcccataatgtcggagttctattcggagtggacgggttgttccaattacctatcgctgagtagacagtagtctcatgggatgctctacTCTGCATTTATGTCTTGAGGGTGAACactaccagtggcgtagccagacctccaaggtagggggggggggggctcgatacgaaaactcgccccccccactgatcctgtgtcgacaacacacacacacatacttgtgcacactgcgaaCTGAGGAttgaaaaaaggaacgaaaatagttgatttagacgttcacagtacgattacatgtataggctgtcacgAGCAATGAgatggtgtcacgagattggaggtattttgaaaagctcatactttgaaaaccattcaagagtgcttcttagatagacgccatgaactgcaagaactttcgcgatcgtcacacggATCGTcgtgttctcggatttgcacgatttgtgtgggtcggtccgcggcaggtagggggggctcgagcccccctagcccccccgtggctacgccactaaAGTTTCTacctcattgtatgctgtggtttggccggcaatgcaTCGACTCAGCAGCACGACGAgtaattgggctagttggtgcgaATGCATAATGAAGTAAACACGACGCAAAAGACAAAGGAACGGAGGAACAGACAGGATGAGCGTCACTTCTAACTTTACTGACACAAAAGGTAggcaaaaagaaaggagaaatacAAACCGCGCCACACAACTCACAAGTTCAAGTACACGAGTAATATTTTTTATCTTATAcgaggaaaaaatgtgaaaagatATTAAGGTTCACCCGTGCCCATCTTGAAGAAATTGTATTTCCCGCTCAGATCGCAATCTAGATTTTCCCAAAACAGCAGTAACCGCGTATGTTTTCACTTTTCCCTATTTTTcgggaaaaaaacaaaagaaacctgtttctttcgagcgattcaaaatttccggaaattttgcatctctacccAAGATACGGTGAGCGAACGCATTCTCACCGAGACATTCGGTCAAAAGATATAAGGTGTGTCCGtgcttccttttctcttttcgtAAATTCTGAGTCTAAGGAGTGCTTACCATGACCAGAAGCTTCGGTCTCCTTCGAGTAGAGAGATGTCAGGTGCCTCGAATCGCCTGCACAGAATAATCACCTGTTAGGATGCGCTCGTACTGCCCTCGATGATGTGAGGATTTCATACAACAAAAGTGTTTCTATAGCATCAATGTAACGCAGATACGCGCGCAAAAATAATCGTGCAAGTGGCGCCCTCTTTCACATAAAATCGCGCGAAATATTCTAAATCCTCGACGTTCTCAATGAACTACCAGTGTCGCCCCCAGACCGCGTGCACGTCAGATACAGCTGGAGTACATTTTAGTGGGGTTtgttagttcttttttttttttcgccgtgAAATAATTTTGTTATTGGATGGATTCATGATGATTAGTCATTCACATGGCGTACCGACGATCTCTGGCCCTTAGTGACGTCATCAAATCTTTCTTCTCTACCAAATCAATCCACGACGCCGACGGCTTTATCGCTCATAACAACGCGTCACCTTGCCTCGGTACACAGACAAAAAGTGCATTTCTTCAGTGTTTCAGTATTCAGGTTTTTTTTAGAGCTTTCCAAAATTTTTATAAGAAGGCTATGCGAGAACAATAGATGTCGCTTTAGCCGTTGAGTTCTGCGGCCAGCCGCACATCCTTTCCAAGAAAGTGCGCAACtacgagatgactaattaccctAAAATGCGTTAAGCTTTTAATtgggggatttcgggcaaaagcgagattgCATATTGAGAGACTGTCCCAGTTACGAGGCATTTCACGTTTAggaaatcctgaaacacgcacgcgcGTTAAAATGTCCATAAGCCGAATTTTAATGTGCAGGTGAGCCGAAACCGCGCCGAccgcacaggggtggcatccaatgtattgctcgtcacagcaaacgtcaaggcacacgtgaccttaaagatggcggcgcccgtgatcggcggccaaaccgtttgtaaacaatgcggttgtcgtttctgcgcgacgttttggatgtctttcgatcacggtagttatttttatccgataatctcgcactaAAACGTGCAGTTTCGCACATAAGGCCTCCTACTGTTGACGACCACACGTTAAGGCTCACTGAgacgatgcgatgtacttaaagtaaagagaaatgggctaccatgttgcggaagaagcaccgcatagtttacgctggcaaaatacgttcatctcttggcgttatgacgacggaaatatgtggcaaataagcggcaaaacgacatgtaaacagagtcacatgacctcagaatgacgtttcctatgacgtgcgaccaggacaagatggcagttttgccaaaagcacccgcttgagggtagttacaacaatggcgggattgtgtcacccctgtggccgACCGGCAACGCAGGGAgtagagccactaaatagggagcagagtagcgacactcagccacgccggcgagcgagaccgccatcttgtgtCCTGCGCGGCTGCGCCGCTTAGCAATGGGACGTCCTAGTGGGACGTCCGCagtcctaataaaacactgttataatggaCGTTCAAAAACATCCTCAAAAGGGGAGTATtcgattgaaaacaccttttatgatggaattgttcgctagcaaatattccctcgcaacTAGCTAGTGTAATAGAAGCTTCCGGTCGCGGCAGCATGCCGTGACCAGTGGCCGAggcatacagttcgacgttcttgcctcgatggcaagcagcaccgtgaacacggcagacttTCAGCCGGTGTTCCGTCGTGGgacctaaaccggagcgcaatgcgtcgcaggcacgcctcgttagcttggtaacaagactgtgggaccaacgtgagtgccgaGGCTTGAACAGACctcgggcaccctcagtagcctatattgccgtgtcggatggatcatatactgaaatacagggtgtatgctataaaaggtcagtgacattttcgcgcgtgacactatatctatttgagagacggacttgtgctgccatacagtgaatcacttatgccagagaaacctacgaaaaaattgtggttaccattcactgcgtaataaaataaacacggccacggaaactttcgtcttcatgtgtttcctatgcgcaataccgatggatggaggtgaaagtttgcatggtcatatttattttgttacacagtgctaggtaaccacaatcgtttcgtaggttcctctagcgcataaattattcactttgaggcagaggaAGGCTTTTCAtgatagaggtatagcatcaaggaggtatcacttcttgcacgaaaatgtgactgaccttttatagcatacaccctgtacaatTTCTTGGGgaacgttcgttacatgtggtgggggaGGGatacgtttgtaacggtgacggaaatgcgtttttgcaattaacatcCACGCTTGCGACGAGgcaaagatatcagctaaattcctaacatccctccctgtcaaatactgtgtttttaactcaggttatcgtctataatgtgattacttgctgagcggagatgtgaaaccagcataatttttttctcacgaaataaaacaccatttctaacaccatattcccaataCAAATGGAGTGTAAAAAAAGGTGTTTTAGCcggtaaacacctgtttcaacaccccactttacaccgttcgtgatcgacattggataaaacgtggggtatgtcgatattacacctttagtaatgctcttcttgcaccctttccggaatagaaaagggtgattgtataagaatacacctttttttttagcAAAGAAAGGTGTAAAGTGATTTACTGTGCTGTATAAGAGGGACATGAGATCATGGAGTGAAACGgtaatgtacagcttgggacaaaagtttacggaacacggcatcgGCGTATTTGTTCATCCGAGCGGTCTCCTGCAAGCTGTtcggaagagatcgaataagaaacgggtgaccggctattctatccatctcgtAGTATGcatgtccgctcctgtttgctgatGGTGTTTCgttccaatggagaaatgtgacaccccagtgttccgtaaacttttgtcccaagctgtacctgcGTAGGAGACAAAACTTTCACTCACCACCGCAAGTAACGTTGCACTGCTCAATCGTCTTAAAATTGTTGCTGTTTCCTTGACAACCGCCATAGATAAATTTCTTGCAGATACCTTCGACGGAGTCATAATAGTACCTCTCGAAGAAGGCCTCGCAGTGTCCTGGGTCCTTCGGTTGATAACAGATACGCGGTAGCTCTTCTGTAAAAGTATCACATTATACGTGTGCAATCCGGTTGTCTACCTATACGATCTACCCACATTCAGcgtgtcacaaaatggcgtgcaATGTCATTTTGAATGCAAGGAGAGCTGTGAGCGTCTTATGTCCTTGTGCAGCAGCTGTGACATGGTGTTGGTTATCcaagggtgcgttttcttattcaagtCTGGCAACTTCGTCTTACTTTGAgtcggcgaaaaatagccagagtagccagcgtagcggaaatgacgtcataactctgcggcgaaCATTAGCCAGAGTCGCCAGGGAGTGACAACTTTACTCTACTCTGCTCTGAAGacagagtgtattggcatcaaatggaaggccggccacaggggccggCTTCCTGTAGCAACTCAGACAGACTCGAACGACATTCTGAAcaccaactctcgcccagcgactaatgctgtttagagattgctatacgtgtccgtttcgccatgcaacagtccatgacactggaaagctgcaagtgggagaacaacacgaggatgtggacacctcataggttaacatggaacttgccattgtccacccggAAGAGAATGTCAGAGGTCACCCAGCggcggtgaaactcaactgctctgaagaagggtagccatcgttctgacgtcacacacaagaTAGTAGACGACGATGCGTCGTTTTGCTACCAACCGTTCTGTTGACAGACAATTTGGGTCGTGCTCAATTTGGAAATGTAGGGCTGCTTAAAAACTgtcgaacattttcaaaatctgctCGAGTGCACGCATCTGTGGTAAGTTGATAAACAGAGAGTAtatgccaccaccaccacatcatCTCGCTCGTCAGGTCAGTCCGCCATTTATAGCGCAGAGTAACCGTTCGAAAATGacggtcaaaggtggctactcttGAGTCACGTGACgataaaggctctgacgtcgttacccaactccctggctactcgggttgaataagaaaacgcgccCGAAGTGAAGCGCTTCGAGGCGAGACGGATTTGAACTGCGCGCGGCCTGCTCTGACCCACGCTGTCGACACTTTGGGCGCGTTTTCTTATTAAACCCGAGTAGCCAGGGCgttgggtaacgacgtcagaACCTTCGTTATCACGTGATTCCAGAGCagccacctttgaccgtaaTTCTGGAATGactagagttactctgcgctgAGAATGGCGGACTGGCCGGACAGTTTTTAACCAGCCCTACATTTCCAAATTGAACGCCATCCAAATTGTCTGTCAAGAGAacggttggtagcagacgacgacgcgtcgtctgctagcttgtgTATGACGTCATAGAAACGGCTACCCAGAGAGGAGTTGTCACTCTCTACTCTGACTAGttttcgccgcagagttatgacgtcatttccgctactctggctgcgttccaataccccggttagtcgactgcctagcggtctaaccggaagtgccgccatgttaagtctcgctccaaatctcgccaagtccgctattcagtcggctaccgcctagtgcgcatcgatg
This window encodes:
- the LOC135375403 gene encoding actinia tenebrosa protease inhibitors-like yields the protein MGYFPRFYYDREAQSCKTFIYGGCQGNENNFAKEEECLGACGGISVQHEIQQRSSIVDAPISDNQELPRICYQPKDPGHCEAFFERYYYDSVEGICKKFIYGGCQGNSNNFKTIEQCNVTCGGDSRHLTSLYSKETEASGHAERGWFDPPKKIPIGNGLCLYLTMTIPC